CCTATAGTTTATATAAAGAAAAAACCTGTAAACGATTTTGAATCGTTTTACAGGTTTTTTAATTTTCGTTCAACGAGTATGTATATCAGGATAAAAACGATCACGGTAGCAATGCCTGTCGTCATGAAATGGCCGGTAAGCCTGGCGATCAGCAGCAGGATGACTCCAAAAATCATCAGCAGCAGACTGACATAGGCGTTGGCAACTTTAAAGTTCCGTTCATTTTTGAGAGATGACGTAGTTTTATACGCATAAAAACTCTTGGAACTTTTGGGCGGAATCAAAAAGAGGACCAAACCATACAAAACAAATACGATGCCAATGGCTAAACTTTCGAGCATCCCTACACACTCCTAACGGAAATATAACGCCGGATGCACCCCAAGAACGCTGGATAAGGGAGCATCCGGCTGTTCAAGCCCTATATCTGCAAATATGAATATATTACTTGGATCCGGCTGCATTCAGAAGCAGACGACGGTAGGCGTATTCGAATATAAACTCAAATGCCTCCAGATGTTTCTTGGCTTCGAATGCATTTTTGCCCCAGGCATAGATGCCGTGGTTACGCAGCAATATGCCGGGTACCGCAGGATCGAGCGCATCCGGAACGAGCTCTGCAATCCGTGGAATCTCTGCGTAGTTCGGCAGGATCGGAATGCGAATCGCGGCGTCCTCTTCCCAAATATTAAAGGCTTTGATCAGCTCGATTCCTTGGGCAGGGACATAACCTTGTTCCCCATACCAATCGCTGATCAGATTGTTATCAATGGTGTGCACATGGAAAATGGCACCGCAGCCGGTCTTGCGATAAATTTCGCAGTGAATCAAGGTTTCCGCGCTAGGTTTTAAGCCGGTTGCTTCGCAAGGCACGCCGTTCTGATCCACAAAAAGATAATCTTCAGGCGTATGTACCGACTTGTCTTTTCCGCTGGCTGTCACCGCAAAATAAAACTGCTCCGGGTTGAACTCGCCAACACGGACAGATAGATTACCGCTGGTGCCGGGGAACCAGTTTCTAGAAGCGAACAGTTCCTTGATCCCTCTAAGATCCTGCAGGGCAGCTTGTTTCTGTTCAAGCTGGATATCTGAAAATGCCACTTACAGCACCTCCTGTTTAAACTTGTCTTTCATGTCGTTCTGGATATCGGTAAATGTCTCGAAGGGTACATGATGTACGCCTATCTTCCTGCATTGCTCGGTGAGCGATGAGCGGGAATAAACCAGATCCGCTTGCTTGGCACCTTCAAAATCGGTCAGGCTGTCACCGATCAGAATGCGGTAATACCGGTCGGCCGGAAAACGGTCCATCACCGTGACCTTGCACATGCCGCAGTCGTTATGGCAGGATTCCTTGCAAGGATGAGGCCAGGTAATCTCAATGTGATCCCCTTCGAAATTGGAGCCGTTGCAGAAGATATGGTCTGCCGGGATGCCAAAAGGCTTCAGCAGAGGATCGACAAAGAAATCGATGCCGCCGCTTGTAACGTAGAATTCAATCTGTTCGGATTTTAAATAATCCAGGAATGCACTGAAGCCTTCCCGAATCCCTGCATGGTTTAGAACATATTCGGTAATTTCTTCTCTCATGGAGGAAGGGAAGAGCGCGAACATGCGGCCTACGCCTTCCCGAATTGAAATGGTGCGGTCAAGCGTGTCCTGCATGATCGACTCAAAGCCTTCCGGTTTGAAGTGCTTCATAATGGCGACGATGTTATCGTTGTTTGTGATGGTTCCGTCGAAATCACAAAAAATGATCGGCTGTTTATCTCCAGATGTCATACTTCTCCTCCCCAGATGTCCAATGCGGCTTTCAGCTCTTCGTGTTCCTCGGCAAAGTGGGCGAGTGGCACGGATTTCATCGTCGCCTCGATCGCTTGTACAAAGGCTTTGCCGCCCGCTTCGGTTCCCATCGGATGTCCGTGGATTCCGCCGCCAGCGTTAACGACCACATCGGTGCCAAAGTCCCGGATGATGCGGGGAACGAGTCCAGGATGAATTCCTGCGGATGGTACCGGCATGCTTCGTTTCACGCCAAGTTTAGCGCTGTGCAGCTCGTCGCGTATCGCGAGATTCTCTTCTCTCGGCATCGTTACCGATCCGTAAGGAGAAGGGAAGAGCACCAGATCCGCGCCGGCAATCCGCATCAGCTGGCCGAGCAGCAGCGGAGCCGTTATCCCATAGTACGGAGAAGGATAAATGGCCCCGGCAAGCGCAGGGTGAGCCGCAATAGGCACGGTGATATCCGGATCACTGCTTAACTCTTGCAAAACGTCATACCCATAGGACAGCACATTAAAGAGCAGGGCGTTAGCGCCGGCATCAATCGCACGCAGCGCTTGCTCACGCAGCCTCGACGTCCGTCCGGTCAGATTGGCTGCATACAGCAGTTTTTTGCCTGTCTGTTGTTCCACGTCGGCAGCAGCCTGGATGCACATGCTGACCCGTTTTTCGATTGGGGTGAGGTCGTTCTCGAACAGGATTTCATCATCTTTGATAAGATCCACCCCACCAAGCGCCTGACGGATAAATTGGGCTCTAAGCTCGTCCGCATTCAGTCCGATTACTGACTTGAATATGCTCATGAGCAGAGGGCGGTCATGGACGCCGAGTAGATCGCGGACTCCGTCGATGCCATATTTCGGTCCGGGAAACGCACTCAAGAAGTCGGGAGACAAATCCAGGGAAGTCAGTTTGATGCGCCCGTCCATGGAAATTTTGCCGAACACGGTCACCAGCAGGGCTGGGATATCCCGGCTGAAATTAATGTCCGGATAAGCAATGCTGACGTCCGCATACCGGCTGCCTGGCTCCCAGCCCTCGTGAACCTGAATGTCAACAACTTCGCCAAGATGCTTCTGCATCGCTTCACGCTTGGCTTGCGGCAGCTCGGTCCAGCTGCCGACCGTCATGCCAACGGCGATGGAAGTCGC
This Paenibacillus sp. JZ16 DNA region includes the following protein-coding sequences:
- a CDS encoding SdpI family protein; amino-acid sequence: MLESLAIGIVFVLYGLVLFLIPPKSSKSFYAYKTTSSLKNERNFKVANAYVSLLLMIFGVILLLIARLTGHFMTTGIATVIVFILIYILVERKLKNL
- a CDS encoding methylthioribulose 1-phosphate dehydratase, which codes for MAFSDIQLEQKQAALQDLRGIKELFASRNWFPGTSGNLSVRVGEFNPEQFYFAVTASGKDKSVHTPEDYLFVDQNGVPCEATGLKPSAETLIHCEIYRKTGCGAIFHVHTIDNNLISDWYGEQGYVPAQGIELIKAFNIWEEDAAIRIPILPNYAEIPRIAELVPDALDPAVPGILLRNHGIYAWGKNAFEAKKHLEAFEFIFEYAYRRLLLNAAGSK
- a CDS encoding 2-hydroxy-3-keto-5-methylthiopentenyl-1-phosphate phosphatase: MTSGDKQPIIFCDFDGTITNNDNIVAIMKHFKPEGFESIMQDTLDRTISIREGVGRMFALFPSSMREEITEYVLNHAGIREGFSAFLDYLKSEQIEFYVTSGGIDFFVDPLLKPFGIPADHIFCNGSNFEGDHIEITWPHPCKESCHNDCGMCKVTVMDRFPADRYYRILIGDSLTDFEGAKQADLVYSRSSLTEQCRKIGVHHVPFETFTDIQNDMKDKFKQEVL
- a CDS encoding 2,3-diketo-5-methylthiopentyl-1-phosphate enolase, whose translation is MSRCIATYRIYDDQADFRKKATSIAVGMTVGSWTELPQAKREAMQKHLGEVVDIQVHEGWEPGSRYADVSIAYPDINFSRDIPALLVTVFGKISMDGRIKLTSLDLSPDFLSAFPGPKYGIDGVRDLLGVHDRPLLMSIFKSVIGLNADELRAQFIRQALGGVDLIKDDEILFENDLTPIEKRVSMCIQAAADVEQQTGKKLLYAANLTGRTSRLREQALRAIDAGANALLFNVLSYGYDVLQELSSDPDITVPIAAHPALAGAIYPSPYYGITAPLLLGQLMRIAGADLVLFPSPYGSVTMPREENLAIRDELHSAKLGVKRSMPVPSAGIHPGLVPRIIRDFGTDVVVNAGGGIHGHPMGTEAGGKAFVQAIEATMKSVPLAHFAEEHEELKAALDIWGGEV